A window of the Streptomyces sp. Ag109_O5-10 genome harbors these coding sequences:
- a CDS encoding nucleobase:cation symporter-2 family protein — translation MRNRPEEPPVSAYPVHPVDEKLPALKMAATGLQHVAAMYAGVVAPPLIVGAAIGLTGTELTFLTAACLFTAGLATFLQTLGVWKIGARLPFVNGVTFAGVAPMTAIAASTHDKSDALPVIFGAVIVAGLLGFLAAPFFSKAIRFFPPVVTGTVITLIGVSLLPVAFGWAQGPDPAAKDYGSAEYLGLAAATLVIVLLLRRFTHGFVKQIAVLIGLVAGTVVAIPLGVTDFGPVADADVIGFPAPFHFGAPQFQLAAILSMCVVMVVSMTESTADMLALGEIVERPADERTIAAGLRADTLGSALSPLFNGFMCSAFAQNIGLVAMTRIRSRFVVAAGGGFLVLMGLCPMAASLIAVVPRPVLGGAGVVLFGSVAAGGIQSLVGAGLEKGENVLVLAVSLAVGVIPVTEPDFYHAFPETARIVLDSGISTGCMTAVVLNLVFNHLGRRRAEAGEPEETTAPLAAPQPLT, via the coding sequence ATGCGTAACCGACCGGAGGAGCCGCCCGTGTCCGCGTATCCCGTGCACCCCGTCGACGAGAAACTCCCCGCCCTGAAAATGGCCGCCACGGGCCTGCAGCACGTGGCCGCCATGTACGCGGGAGTGGTCGCCCCGCCCCTGATCGTCGGCGCGGCCATCGGCCTCACCGGCACCGAACTGACCTTCCTCACCGCCGCCTGCCTCTTCACCGCGGGCCTCGCCACCTTCCTCCAGACCCTCGGCGTCTGGAAGATCGGCGCCCGGCTGCCCTTCGTCAACGGCGTCACCTTCGCCGGGGTCGCCCCGATGACCGCGATAGCCGCGTCCACCCACGACAAGTCCGACGCCCTGCCCGTCATCTTCGGCGCGGTGATCGTCGCGGGCCTGCTCGGCTTCCTCGCCGCCCCCTTCTTCAGCAAGGCGATCCGCTTCTTCCCGCCCGTCGTCACCGGCACGGTCATCACGCTCATCGGCGTCTCCCTGCTCCCGGTCGCCTTCGGCTGGGCGCAGGGGCCCGACCCGGCGGCGAAGGACTACGGTTCGGCCGAGTATCTGGGACTGGCCGCGGCGACGCTCGTCATCGTCCTGCTGCTGCGCCGCTTCACCCACGGCTTCGTCAAGCAGATCGCCGTGCTGATCGGCCTGGTCGCCGGCACGGTCGTCGCGATCCCGCTCGGCGTCACCGACTTCGGGCCGGTCGCGGACGCCGACGTGATCGGCTTCCCGGCGCCCTTCCACTTCGGCGCCCCGCAGTTCCAGCTCGCCGCGATCCTGTCCATGTGCGTGGTGATGGTGGTCTCGATGACCGAGTCGACCGCGGACATGCTGGCGCTCGGCGAGATCGTCGAACGGCCCGCCGACGAGCGGACCATCGCAGCCGGGCTGCGCGCCGACACCCTCGGCTCGGCACTCAGCCCGCTCTTCAACGGGTTCATGTGCAGCGCGTTCGCGCAGAACATCGGCCTGGTCGCGATGACCCGGATCCGCAGCCGGTTCGTGGTCGCGGCCGGCGGCGGCTTCCTGGTGCTGATGGGGCTGTGCCCGATGGCAGCCTCGCTGATCGCCGTCGTGCCCCGGCCCGTCCTGGGCGGCGCGGGCGTGGTCCTGTTCGGCTCGGTGGCGGCCGGCGGCATCCAGAGCCTGGTCGGGGCCGGCCTGGAGAAGGGCGAGAACGTCCTGGTCCTCGCCGTCTCCCTCGCCGTCGGCGTCATCCCGGTCACCGAGCCGGACTTCTACCACGCCTTCCCGGAGACCGCCCGGATCGTCCTGGACTCGGGGATCTCGACGGGATGCATGACGGCGGTGGTGCTCAACCTCGTCTTCAACCACCTGGGCCGGCGGCGCGCAGAAGCGGGGGAACCGGAGGAGACCACCGCACCGCTCGCCGCACCCCAGCCGCTCACGTGA
- a CDS encoding 8-oxoguanine deaminase: MAADQRIVIENCSIATVDAHDTEYANGYVVIAGNRIESLGAGRAPEGLENVVRRVDATGHLVTPGLVNTHHHYYQWITRGMATDHNLFNWLVALYPTWARIDEPMVYAAAQGSLAMMARGGVTTAMDHHYVYPKDSGDLSGAIIRAARETGVRFTLARGSMDRSEKDGGLPPDFAVETLEGALTATEATVKEHHDPSFDAMTQVAVAPCSPFSVSTELLRHGAELARRLGVRLHTHGSETVEEEQFCKELFGMGPTDYFESTGWLGEDVWMAHCVHMNDSDIAAFARTRTGVAHCPSSNARLAAGIARVPDMLAAGVPVGLGVDGTASNESGELHTELRNALLINRLGPHREAALNARQALRLGTYGGAQVLGRASQIGSLEPGKLADLVLWKLDTLAHASIADPVTALVFGAAAPVTASFVNGRQIVEDNRLLYVDEDAIARATRAEAQRLAQLAGR; the protein is encoded by the coding sequence ATGGCAGCAGACCAGCGCATCGTCATCGAGAACTGTTCGATCGCGACCGTCGACGCCCACGACACCGAGTACGCCAACGGGTACGTCGTCATCGCCGGCAACCGCATCGAGTCGCTCGGCGCGGGCCGTGCTCCCGAGGGCCTGGAGAACGTCGTACGGCGTGTCGACGCCACCGGCCACCTGGTGACCCCCGGCCTGGTCAACACCCACCACCACTACTACCAGTGGATCACCCGGGGCATGGCCACCGACCACAACCTCTTCAACTGGCTGGTCGCGCTCTACCCGACCTGGGCGCGCATCGACGAGCCCATGGTGTACGCGGCCGCGCAGGGCTCGCTCGCCATGATGGCCCGCGGCGGTGTCACCACCGCCATGGACCACCACTACGTCTACCCGAAGGACTCCGGCGACCTCTCCGGCGCCATCATCCGCGCCGCCCGCGAGACCGGCGTCCGTTTCACCCTCGCCCGCGGCTCCATGGACCGCAGCGAGAAGGACGGCGGACTGCCCCCGGACTTCGCCGTCGAGACCCTCGAAGGCGCCCTCACCGCCACCGAGGCGACCGTCAAGGAGCACCACGACCCCTCCTTCGACGCCATGACCCAGGTGGCCGTCGCGCCCTGCTCGCCGTTCTCCGTCTCCACCGAACTCCTGCGCCACGGCGCCGAACTGGCCCGCCGGCTCGGAGTGCGCCTGCACACCCACGGCTCGGAGACCGTCGAGGAGGAGCAGTTCTGCAAGGAACTGTTCGGGATGGGCCCGACCGACTACTTCGAGTCCACCGGCTGGCTCGGCGAGGACGTGTGGATGGCGCACTGCGTCCACATGAACGACTCCGACATCGCCGCGTTCGCCCGCACGAGGACCGGCGTCGCCCACTGCCCGTCCTCCAACGCCCGCCTCGCGGCCGGCATCGCGCGCGTCCCCGACATGCTCGCCGCCGGCGTCCCGGTCGGCCTCGGTGTCGACGGCACCGCGTCCAACGAGTCCGGTGAACTCCACACCGAACTGCGCAACGCACTGCTGATCAACCGCCTCGGTCCGCACCGGGAAGCGGCCCTGAACGCCCGCCAGGCACTGCGCCTCGGCACCTACGGCGGCGCCCAGGTCCTCGGCCGCGCGAGCCAGATCGGCTCCCTCGAACCCGGCAAGCTCGCCGACCTGGTCCTCTGGAAGCTGGACACCCTCGCCCACGCCTCCATCGCCGACCCGGTGACCGCCCTGGTCTTCGGCGCGGCCGCCCCGGTCACCGCCTCCTTCGTGAACGGCCGTCAGATCGTCGAGGACAACCGGCTGCTGTACGTCGACGAGGACGCGATCGCCCGCGCGACACGGGCCGAGGCCCAGCGGCTGGCGCAGCTCGCCGGGCGGTAA
- the pucL gene encoding factor-independent urate hydroxylase yields MPTILGQNQYGKAENRVVKITRDGATHHIKDLNVSVSLSGDMDEVHYSGSNANVLPTDTTKNTVFAFAKEHGIESAEQFGIHLARHFVTSQEPIHRARIRIEEYAWERIEASDANSKFIGADEVRHSFVRKGQETRLTQITYDGEQWEVVSGLKDLVVMNSTNSEFWGYVKDRYTTLPEAYDRILATQVSARWRFNWTDDEQKMPHWEKSYEQTKKHMLQAFAETYSLSLQQTLYQMGSRIIDNRGEIDEVRFSLPNKHHFLVDLEPFGLKNDNEVYYAADRPYGLIEATVLRDGCEARIPVDLTNL; encoded by the coding sequence ATGCCTACGATTCTTGGACAGAACCAGTACGGCAAGGCCGAGAACCGGGTCGTCAAGATCACGCGGGACGGCGCCACCCACCACATCAAGGACCTCAACGTGTCGGTGTCGCTCTCCGGCGACATGGACGAGGTCCACTACTCCGGCTCCAACGCCAACGTCCTGCCGACCGACACCACCAAGAACACGGTGTTCGCGTTCGCCAAGGAGCACGGCATCGAGTCGGCGGAGCAGTTCGGCATCCACCTCGCCCGCCACTTCGTGACCTCGCAGGAGCCGATCCACCGGGCCCGGATCCGCATCGAGGAGTACGCCTGGGAGCGCATCGAGGCCTCGGACGCCAACTCGAAGTTCATCGGCGCCGACGAGGTCAGGCACTCGTTCGTGCGCAAGGGCCAGGAGACCCGGCTCACCCAGATCACCTACGACGGCGAGCAGTGGGAGGTCGTCTCCGGGCTCAAGGACCTCGTCGTGATGAACTCCACCAACTCGGAGTTCTGGGGCTACGTCAAGGACAGGTACACCACCCTCCCCGAGGCCTACGACCGCATCCTGGCGACCCAGGTCTCCGCCCGCTGGCGGTTCAACTGGACCGACGACGAGCAGAAGATGCCCCACTGGGAGAAGTCCTACGAGCAGACGAAGAAGCACATGCTCCAGGCCTTCGCCGAGACGTACTCCCTCTCGCTGCAGCAGACGCTGTACCAGATGGGTTCGCGCATCATCGACAACCGCGGCGAGATCGACGAGGTCCGCTTCTCGCTCCCCAACAAGCACCACTTCCTGGTCGACCTGGAGCCCTTCGGCCTCAAGAACGACAACGAAGTGTACTACGCCGCCGACCGGCCCTACGGCCTGATCGAGGCGACCGTCCTGCGGGACGGCTGCGAGGCGAGGATCCCGGTGGACCTCACCAACCTCTGA
- the uraH gene encoding hydroxyisourate hydrolase has translation MSTSATASVSTHILDTSAGRPAEGVAVRLSARPAREAEWQELGGSATDADGRCKDLPALPAGTTHVRLDFAVEPYFEKKQADAQQDAPANRDSGPAVFFPEVAITFAVVPGEHYHVPLLLNPFGYSVYRGS, from the coding sequence ATGAGCACCAGCGCCACCGCCTCCGTGTCCACGCACATCCTGGACACCAGCGCCGGCCGTCCCGCCGAGGGCGTCGCCGTCCGGCTCTCCGCCCGCCCCGCCCGGGAAGCGGAGTGGCAGGAGCTCGGCGGCTCCGCGACCGACGCGGACGGCCGGTGCAAGGACCTGCCGGCGCTGCCGGCGGGCACCACACACGTACGGCTCGACTTCGCCGTGGAGCCGTACTTCGAGAAGAAGCAAGCCGATGCGCAGCAGGACGCCCCCGCGAATCGGGACAGCGGACCGGCCGTGTTCTTCCCGGAGGTGGCGATCACGTTCGCCGTCGTACCGGGCGAGCACTACCACGTGCCGCTGCTGCTCAACCCGTTCGGCTACTCCGTTTACCGAGGGAGCTAG
- the uraD gene encoding 2-oxo-4-hydroxy-4-carboxy-5-ureidoimidazoline decarboxylase has translation MTSTSTPPGLARFNELEEHAALAALHEACASAAWGRHLLAARPYATPESLYAASDAAMAELGEADLAEAMAGHPPIGRPRPGDPTSAREQSGMAGAADGLRAEMLELNLAYQERFGHVFLICATGRTGEEMRDAVRERIGNPPEREREIVRTELGKINRIRLARLVEEDA, from the coding sequence GTGACGTCGACTTCCACGCCCCCGGGCCTGGCCCGGTTCAACGAACTGGAGGAGCACGCGGCACTGGCCGCCCTCCACGAGGCGTGCGCCTCCGCGGCCTGGGGCCGGCACCTGCTCGCCGCCCGCCCCTACGCCACCCCCGAGTCCCTCTACGCCGCCAGCGACGCCGCCATGGCCGAGCTGGGCGAGGCGGACCTCGCGGAGGCCATGGCCGGGCACCCGCCGATCGGCCGCCCCAGGCCGGGCGACCCCACCTCGGCCCGGGAACAGTCCGGCATGGCCGGCGCCGCGGACGGCCTCAGGGCGGAGATGCTCGAACTGAACCTGGCCTACCAGGAGCGGTTCGGCCATGTCTTCCTGATCTGCGCCACCGGCCGCACCGGCGAGGAGATGCGGGACGCGGTCAGGGAGCGGATCGGCAACCCGCCGGAGCGGGAGCGGGAGATCGTCCGCACCGAGCTGGGCAAGATCAACCGCATCCGGCTCGCCCGACTCGTCGAAGAGGACGCCTGA
- a CDS encoding helix-turn-helix domain-containing protein — MTGNADEPFITAVKPLVDAMGGEMLPPDEAGPDDVVLAWEGVDVVAVRLPQLADSLDHILAAMERKQGRPLADLDRKAKQEVVRILEARGAFSVRHGVETVASALGVSRFTVYNYLNREKEN; from the coding sequence GTGACCGGAAACGCGGACGAGCCCTTCATCACCGCCGTGAAACCGCTGGTCGACGCCATGGGCGGGGAGATGCTCCCGCCCGACGAGGCCGGCCCCGACGACGTCGTGCTCGCCTGGGAGGGCGTCGACGTGGTCGCCGTACGGCTGCCGCAGCTCGCCGACTCCCTCGACCACATCCTGGCCGCCATGGAGCGCAAGCAGGGCAGGCCGCTGGCCGACTTGGACCGCAAGGCGAAGCAGGAGGTCGTGCGCATACTCGAGGCGCGGGGCGCCTTCTCGGTGCGGCACGGCGTGGAGACCGTGGCGAGCGCGCTCGGCGTGAGCCGCTTCACCGTCTACAACTACCTCAACCGCGAGAAGGAGAACTGA
- the polX gene encoding DNA polymerase/3'-5' exonuclease PolX, whose protein sequence is MARSNDEVAALLQEYADLISITGGDAFKARVYEKAARSVGGHHADVATLDLKGLQEIPNVGKSIAQKVREYLDSGAVAAVEELRAKIPDGVRRLTAIPTLGPKKAMVVYEELGVSSVDELAAAIRDERLRDLKGFGPRTEENILHGIELLRSSGGRVRIDVAMELAEDIVAELSAVTGCERCAYAGSLRRMRETIGDIDILAAAEDSAPLMKAFTGLPYVTEVIGQGGTKTSVRTGKGLNVDLRVVPPDSWGAALQYFTGSKAHNIRTREIAVHQKLKLSEYGLFDAASGEKIVSRTEEEVYARLGLPWIPPPLREDRGEIEAGLRGELPELVTEADLRGDLHTHTDLTDGLAPLEEMAEAAAARGYAYYAITDHAPDLAMQRMTDERMLAQRERVRELDGAYPTRGRRGGLRLLHGTELNIGPEGEVDWPDDFLAGFDLCVASVHSHFRQGREQLTRRLVRACENPYVNVIGHPTTRLIGRRPGIDADLDAVFAACARTGTALEINAHPDRLDLRDEDILRARRHGVRFAVNSDAHAVPHLANMRYGIGTAQRGGLTADDVINTWPERRLRSFLRKGR, encoded by the coding sequence ATGGCTCGGTCCAACGACGAGGTGGCGGCGCTGCTCCAGGAGTACGCGGACCTGATCTCGATCACCGGCGGCGACGCCTTCAAGGCGCGTGTCTACGAGAAGGCCGCCCGGTCCGTCGGCGGCCACCACGCCGACGTCGCCACGCTCGACCTCAAGGGGCTGCAGGAGATCCCGAACGTCGGGAAGTCCATCGCCCAGAAGGTCCGCGAGTACCTCGACAGCGGCGCGGTGGCCGCCGTCGAGGAGCTGCGGGCGAAGATCCCTGACGGGGTCCGGCGGCTGACGGCCATTCCCACCCTCGGCCCGAAGAAGGCCATGGTGGTCTACGAGGAGCTGGGCGTCTCGTCGGTGGACGAACTCGCCGCCGCCATCCGCGACGAACGGCTGCGCGACCTCAAGGGCTTCGGGCCGAGGACCGAGGAGAACATCCTGCACGGCATCGAACTGCTCCGGTCCTCCGGCGGACGGGTGCGGATCGACGTGGCCATGGAGCTGGCCGAGGACATCGTCGCCGAACTCTCCGCGGTGACCGGCTGCGAGCGGTGCGCGTACGCCGGGTCGCTGCGCCGGATGCGCGAGACCATCGGCGACATCGACATCCTCGCCGCGGCGGAGGACTCCGCCCCGCTCATGAAGGCGTTCACCGGACTGCCGTACGTCACCGAGGTCATCGGGCAGGGCGGGACCAAGACGTCCGTGCGCACCGGCAAGGGGCTCAACGTCGACCTGCGGGTCGTGCCGCCGGACTCGTGGGGCGCCGCGCTGCAGTACTTCACCGGCTCGAAGGCCCACAACATCCGCACCCGCGAGATCGCGGTGCACCAGAAGCTCAAGCTCTCCGAGTACGGCCTCTTCGACGCCGCGAGTGGCGAGAAGATCGTCTCCAGGACCGAGGAGGAGGTGTACGCGCGCCTCGGCCTGCCCTGGATCCCGCCGCCGCTGCGCGAGGACCGCGGGGAGATCGAGGCCGGGCTCCGCGGCGAGTTGCCCGAGCTGGTCACCGAGGCCGACCTCCGCGGCGACCTGCACACCCACACCGACCTCACCGACGGGCTCGCCCCGCTGGAGGAGATGGCCGAGGCGGCCGCCGCACGCGGCTACGCCTACTACGCGATCACCGACCACGCGCCCGACCTGGCCATGCAGCGCATGACCGACGAGCGGATGCTGGCCCAGCGCGAACGGGTGCGCGAGCTGGACGGCGCCTACCCCACCAGGGGGCGGCGCGGCGGGCTGCGGCTGCTGCACGGCACCGAGCTGAACATCGGCCCCGAGGGCGAGGTGGACTGGCCGGACGACTTCCTCGCCGGGTTCGACCTGTGCGTGGCCTCCGTGCACTCGCACTTCAGACAGGGCCGCGAGCAGCTGACCCGGCGGCTCGTCCGGGCCTGCGAGAACCCGTACGTGAACGTCATCGGCCACCCCACCACCCGTCTCATCGGCAGGCGGCCCGGCATCGACGCCGACCTCGACGCGGTCTTCGCCGCCTGCGCCCGCACCGGCACGGCCCTGGAGATCAACGCCCACCCGGACCGCCTCGACCTGCGCGACGAGGACATCCTGCGGGCCCGCCGGCACGGCGTGCGGTTCGCCGTGAACAGCGACGCGCACGCCGTGCCGCACCTTGCCAACATGCGCTACGGCATCGGCACCGCCCAGCGTGGCGGGCTCACCGCCGACGACGTGATCAACACCTGGCCCGAGCGGCGGCTGCGGAGCTTCCTGCGCAAGGGCCGGTGA
- a CDS encoding TIM barrel protein, translating to MGFAEQRFTVNLSILFTELPLLERPAAAAAAGFTAVELWWPWVDSPTPARSELDALRQAITAAGVRLTGLNFYAGQLPGPDRGALSVPGEESERFRANIDVAAAFARTLGCRSLNALYGNRVDGVDPAEQDALALENLVRAAEAADRNGAALLIEALNEPESPRYPLVSAPAAVAVVDKVNETSGLGNARFLMDLYHLSMNGEDLPSVIERYAAKTGHVQIADNPGRGAPGTGSLPLEDLLDQLRKAGYDGWVGLEYKAGASPSAEAFGWLPVERRGAR from the coding sequence ATGGGATTTGCAGAGCAGCGCTTCACCGTCAACCTGTCGATCCTCTTCACGGAACTCCCGCTCCTGGAGCGCCCCGCGGCCGCCGCCGCGGCCGGCTTCACCGCGGTCGAGCTGTGGTGGCCCTGGGTCGACTCCCCCACCCCCGCGCGGTCGGAACTCGACGCGCTGCGCCAGGCGATCACGGCCGCGGGCGTCCGGCTGACCGGACTGAACTTCTACGCCGGACAGCTGCCGGGCCCCGACCGGGGTGCCCTGTCGGTCCCGGGCGAGGAGTCGGAGCGGTTCCGCGCCAACATCGACGTGGCGGCCGCTTTCGCCCGCACCCTGGGCTGCCGGTCGCTCAACGCCCTGTACGGAAACCGCGTGGACGGGGTGGATCCGGCCGAGCAGGACGCGCTGGCCCTGGAGAACCTGGTCCGGGCGGCGGAGGCGGCCGACCGCAACGGGGCGGCCCTGCTGATCGAGGCGCTCAACGAGCCGGAGTCGCCGCGGTATCCGCTGGTGTCGGCGCCGGCCGCGGTCGCGGTCGTCGACAAGGTGAACGAGACCTCGGGACTCGGCAACGCCCGCTTCCTGATGGACCTGTACCACCTGTCGATGAACGGCGAGGACTTGCCGTCGGTGATCGAGCGGTACGCCGCGAAGACCGGCCACGTCCAGATCGCCGACAACCCGGGCCGCGGCGCCCCGGGCACGGGCTCACTCCCCCTGGAAGACCTCCTCGACCAGCTGCGGAAGGCCGGTTACGACGGCTGGGTGGGCCTGGAGTACAAGGCGGGGGCTTCGCCGAGCGCGGAGGCCTTCGGCTGGCTGCCGGTGGAGCGGCGCGGCGCCCGCTGA
- a CDS encoding 2-hydroxy-3-oxopropionate reductase: MSTLPKIAWIGLGIMGSPMSENLVKAGYDVTGFTLEQDKLDRLAAAGGTAAGSIAEAVRDADVVVTMVPASPQVEAIAYGPDGILENARSGALLVDMSSITPQTSVDLAKAAGAKGIRVLDAPVSGGEAGAVEAVLSIMVGGEQADFDAARPIFEALGRTIVLCGPHGSGQTVKAANQLIVAVNIQACAEAVVFLEKSGVDLTAALDVLNGGLAGSTVLTRKKDNFLSRDFRPGFRIDLHHKDMGIVTDAARNVGAALPVGAVVAQLVASLRAQGDGGLDHSALLRAVERLSGAQV; this comes from the coding sequence ATGAGCACCCTCCCCAAGATCGCCTGGATAGGCCTCGGCATCATGGGCTCCCCGATGTCCGAGAACCTGGTCAAGGCGGGTTACGACGTCACCGGTTTCACGCTGGAGCAGGACAAGCTGGACCGGCTGGCCGCCGCCGGCGGCACCGCGGCCGGCTCGATCGCCGAGGCGGTGCGGGACGCGGACGTGGTCGTCACCATGGTCCCCGCGTCCCCGCAGGTCGAGGCCATCGCGTACGGCCCGGACGGCATCCTGGAGAACGCGCGGTCCGGCGCGCTCCTCGTCGACATGTCGTCCATCACCCCGCAGACGTCCGTCGACCTGGCGAAGGCGGCCGGGGCCAAGGGCATCCGCGTCCTCGACGCGCCGGTGTCCGGTGGTGAGGCCGGGGCCGTCGAGGCCGTGCTGTCCATCATGGTCGGCGGCGAGCAGGCCGACTTCGACGCCGCGAGGCCGATCTTCGAGGCGCTGGGCAGGACCATCGTGCTGTGCGGTCCGCACGGCTCCGGGCAGACCGTGAAGGCCGCCAACCAGCTGATCGTCGCCGTGAACATCCAGGCGTGCGCCGAGGCCGTGGTCTTCCTGGAGAAGTCCGGCGTGGACCTGACGGCCGCGCTGGACGTGCTGAACGGCGGCCTGGCCGGCTCGACCGTGCTGACGCGGAAGAAGGACAACTTCCTCAGCCGCGACTTCAGGCCGGGCTTCCGGATCGACCTGCACCACAAGGACATGGGCATCGTCACGGACGCGGCCCGCAACGTCGGCGCCGCCCTGCCCGTCGGCGCCGTGGTGGCCCAGCTGGTCGCGTCCCTGCGCGCGCAGGGCGACGGCGGCCTCGACCACTCCGCGCTGCTGCGCGCGGTGGAGCGCCTGTCCGGCGCGCAGGTCTGA
- a CDS encoding catalase, whose translation MSKRVLTTESGAPVADNQNSASAGVGGPLLLQDQHLLEKLARFNRERIPERVVHARGSGAYGHFEVTDDVTGFTHADFLSTVGRRTEVFLRFSTVADSLGGADAVRDSRGFAVKFYTEEGNYDLVGNNTPVFFIKDPIKFPDFIHSQKRDPFTGRQEPDNVWDFWAHSPEATHQVTWLMGDRGIPASYRHMNGYGSHTYQWTNAEGEAFFVKYHFKTNQGVRSLSAEQAAELAGKDPNSHQTDLLQAIERGVHPSWTLYVQVMPAAEAAEYRFNPFDLTKVWPHRDHPLQRVGRLVLDRNPDNVFAEVEQAAFSPNNFVPGIGPSPDKMLQGRLFAYADAHRYRLGVNHTLLAVNAPRATTAQNYGRDGLMAANAQGRHARNYEPNSYDGPAQTGRPLSAPLAVTGHTGTHEAPLHTKDDDFAQAGELYRLMSAEERRRLVANIAGSLSQVSRDDVIDKNLAHFHAADPEYGRRVAEAVRALRED comes from the coding sequence ATGTCGAAGCGCGTGCTCACCACCGAGTCCGGCGCCCCCGTCGCCGACAACCAGAACTCCGCCTCCGCCGGCGTCGGCGGCCCGCTCCTCCTCCAGGACCAGCACCTCCTCGAGAAGCTCGCGCGCTTCAACCGCGAGCGGATCCCGGAGCGCGTGGTGCACGCCCGCGGCAGCGGCGCGTACGGCCACTTCGAGGTGACCGACGACGTCACCGGCTTCACCCACGCCGACTTCCTGAGCACGGTCGGCCGGCGCACCGAGGTCTTCCTGCGGTTCTCGACGGTCGCCGACTCCCTCGGCGGCGCCGACGCCGTCCGCGACTCCCGCGGCTTCGCCGTCAAGTTCTATACCGAAGAGGGCAATTACGACCTCGTCGGGAACAACACCCCGGTGTTCTTCATCAAGGACCCGATCAAGTTCCCCGACTTCATCCACTCGCAGAAGCGGGACCCGTTCACGGGCCGTCAGGAGCCGGACAACGTCTGGGACTTCTGGGCGCACTCGCCCGAGGCCACGCACCAGGTGACCTGGCTGATGGGCGACCGCGGCATCCCGGCGTCGTACCGCCACATGAACGGCTACGGCTCGCACACCTACCAGTGGACGAACGCCGAGGGCGAGGCCTTCTTCGTCAAGTACCACTTCAAGACCAACCAGGGCGTGCGCAGTCTGAGCGCCGAGCAGGCGGCTGAGCTGGCGGGCAAGGACCCTAACTCGCACCAGACCGACCTGCTCCAGGCCATCGAGCGGGGCGTGCACCCGTCCTGGACCCTGTACGTGCAGGTCATGCCGGCGGCCGAGGCGGCGGAGTACCGCTTCAACCCCTTCGACCTGACCAAGGTGTGGCCGCACCGGGACCACCCGCTCCAGCGGGTGGGCCGCCTGGTCCTGGACCGCAACCCGGACAACGTCTTCGCCGAGGTCGAGCAGGCCGCCTTCTCCCCGAACAACTTCGTGCCGGGCATCGGCCCCTCCCCCGACAAGATGCTCCAGGGCCGCCTGTTCGCCTACGCGGACGCGCACCGCTACCGCCTGGGCGTCAACCACACCCTGCTGGCCGTCAACGCCCCACGGGCGACGACCGCGCAGAACTACGGCCGGGACGGCCTCATGGCGGCCAACGCCCAGGGCCGGCACGCCAGGAACTACGAGCCGAACTCCTACGACGGCCCGGCGCAGACCGGCCGCCCCCTGTCTGCGCCCCTCGCCGTGACCGGCCACACGGGCACCCACGAGGCCCCACTGCACACCAAGGACGACGACTTCGCCCAGGCGGGCGAGCTGTACCGGCTGATGTCCGCGGAGGAGCGGCGGCGGCTGGTGGCGAACATCGCCGGCAGCCTCTCGCAGGTCTCCCGCGACGACGTGATCGACAAGAACCTGGCCCACTTCCACGCCGCCGACCCGGAGTACGGCAGGCGCGTGGCGGAGGCGGTCCGCGCCCTGCGCGAGGACTGA